The nucleotide sequence CGGGTCGTCGGGACGGTGCGCGGCGGGCCGCTCGGGAGCGGCCGGGCACCGGGTTCTCCCTGCCGTACGTACGGGCCCGGTGAGTTGCTCAGCCGGGCGGGAAAAAACTTCTCAACGCCCCTCCGGATCGCGGCCGCGCAGGGTAGCAGCCGGAAGTGATCTCTGTCCCGGCTTTATTCACTGGTGATGAGGTCTCCACGACCGAGCCACACGAGGTACTAGCGTCCGGTGTCACTCCGAACCAAGGAGGGCGCTGTGCCACCAGCAAAGCTCACCAGACCCATCGCCTCCAGCCGAACCATCGGCACCGGGCTCATCATTGGGGCGCTCGCCGTCACACTGGCGGCTATCCTCATCCCGGTGTCGCTGTTCGGCGAGAGCAGCGCGGCCCTGCCGCGCAACGGCGTCAAGGACGACGGCGGTGGGACGGTCAGCACCCAGTACGGGCCACTCACGGCCACTGACCGGGACTTTGTCCGCAAAGTCAGGCTCGCCGGAACGTGGGAGCTCCCCGCCGGGCGGCTCGCCCAGGAGCGGGACGTTCGGGACGCGGTGAAGACCGCAGGTGAGCATCTCATCGAGGGACACACCGAACTCGACCGCCGCTCCGAGGAGGTCGGCCGGGCACTCGGGATCCCGCTGCCCAACCAGCCCAATGCACAGCAACAGGGCTGGCTGAACGAGATGACCAGCGCCGGCAGCAGCGCCCAGTTCGAGCGGGTGTTCGCAAACCGGTTGCGCGCCGCCCACGGCAAGGTGTTCAACCTTGTGGCGCAGGTGCGAGCCGAGAGCCGCAACTCCATGGTCAGATCTCTGGCCACCAGGGCCAATGCCATCGTTCTCGACCACATCACGGTCCTCGAGGACACCGGGCTTGTCGACTTCGACACCCTCTAACGACTAAGTGAAGTGATCTTATGAGGCAACAGACCCACAAACGCGGGCGGTTCACCAATAAGACCGTCGCCATCGTCGCCGCCCTGGCGCTCGGCGGTGGCGGGGCCGCGATCATCGCCGCCAACGCGTCCGCCCACGGCGACAAGGGCGACTCCGGCCAGAACAACACCGTGGCCGCGAAGGCGGGGACGATCCAGTGCCCCGATGTGGGGCAGAAGCTGAGTGATGTGCCGGAGAAGGCCAGGCCCAAGGTCGACAAGAACCTGGCCGAGCTGGACAACCAGGTGGCCAAGGCCTACCAGCAGATGAACCAGCGGCAGGGTTCGAACGACGCGGTGCTCTCCAAGCTCAACGACCAGCGCTCCCGGACGATGGACAACATCGGCTCGGCCATGGGCGGCGACAACTCTCAGCTCCAGGGCATGACCGACTGCAAGTGGCAGGAGGTCGCCACCCAGAGCGGTCAGCAGCAGGGCGACCAGCAAGGCGGCGACCAGCAGGGTGGCCAGCAGCAAGGCGGCGACCAGCAAGGTGGTCAGCAGGGCGGTGACCAGCAGGGCGGCGATCAGCAAGGCGGCGATCAGCAAGGCGGCGGCGACCAGGGCGGCGAGGGCGCCAACGACGTGCCCGGCAACGCGGGCGGCCAGGCGGGCAACGGCCCCTCGCAGGACGACTTCGTCGACATCACCAAGGTGCAGCCGAACGTCCAGCAGCCGCCGCAGGCCCAGCAGAACGGCTCCACCGGCACCTTCGCCACGGAGTGCGGCGTCGGCGACCCCGAGCTGCGCAACAGCGACAACGTGATCGTCGCGCCCGGTGTCGGCAACGGCGCCCACCACACCCACGACTACGTGGGCAACGACAGCAACGACGCCTTCGCCAACAACCAGACCTTCGAGCAGGGCGGCACCTCCTGCGAGAACCAGGACGACAAGTCGACGTACTACTGGCCCGTGGTCCGCGCCCAGGACGGCAAGGACGAGGCGGACGCCAATGACCTCGGCGGCGGCCAGGAGGGCAACGTCGGCACGATCCTGACCCCCACCAGCTCCAAGATCGAGTTCAAGGGCAACGCGCAGAGCAAGGTCACGGCGATGCCGAAGTTCCTGCGGATCATCACCGGTGACGCCAAGGCGTTCACCAACGGCGACGCCAACGCCAACGCCTCCTGGAGCTGCACCGGCTTCGAGGACCGGCAGCTCACCGACAAGTACCCGCTCTGCCCCGAGGGCAGCTCCGTCACCCGGACCTTCGACTTCCAGAGCTGCTGGGACGGCCAGAACATCGACAGCGCCAACCACCGTGACCACGTGGCCTTCGCGGGCGAGGACGGCTCCTGCCCCAACGGCTTCCAGGCCATCCCCCAGCTGGTGAACACGATCACCTACGATGTGCCGGCCAACACCCCGTTCGCCGTGGACGGCTTCCCCGAGCAGTTGCACAAGCCCATCACCGACCACGACGACTTCATCAACGTGATGTCGGAGGACCTGATGAACGAGGCGGTGGACTGCATCAACAGCGGCAAGCAGTGCGGCTGATGGAACACAGTCACCAGGCGCGCGTCGGCCGTTCGGCCGGCGCGCGCCGCGCTGCCACCGCGCACTTACACGAGGCCGCGGACGACGACGCGGCCACCGGCCCTCCGGCGGCGGGACATCCGGACACCGAGGGGCTCCAGGGCCGGGGACATACCAACCGCCCGGTCCGCCCGGTCCCGGACCAGGAGCTCACCCGGCGGCTGACGGAGGGTTACCGGTCGGGCAGCAGCAGCCCGGCAGCGGGCGACCTGCTCTACCGCCGCCACCACGCGGCGACCCTGCGCTACGCCCTGACCTGCTGCCGTGACCCGCATGACGCCGAGGACCTGGCCTCCGAGGCGTTCTTCCGTACCTTCCAGGCCGTTCGCGCCGGGGGCGGACCCCGGGGTCCCTGGCGGCCGTATCTGCTCACGGTGGTGCGCCATACGGCGACGGAGTGGAGCGCCGGGGAGCGCCGGGTGCTGCTGACCGCCGACTTCGAGTCCTGGCGGCAGTACGCGTCCACGGCCGATCCCCAGCAGCATCTGGTGGCCCGGGAGGACCGCCGGTTGCTCATCCGCAGCTTCCGGGGGCTTCCCGAGCGCTGGCAGACCGTGCTGTGGCTGACCCTCGTCGAGGAGGAGTCCCCGCACCGGGTGGCCGTGGTCCTGGGCATCTCCCCCAGCGGGGTGACCTCGCTGGCCTTCCGGGCCCGGGAGGGGCTGCGCGAGGCGTATCTGCGGGCCCATCTGGAGTCGGCGCGCGACGACCGGTGCCGGCACTACAGCGGCCTGATCGGCGCCTCGGTGCGCCGCGGCGGGGTGCGCGGCCGGGCGCTCGCGCGCCATCTGGCCGGATGCGCCTTCTGCTCCCACGCCTACGGCGAACTGCTCGGCCTGAGCGCGGCGATGCGTACGGCCCCGCGTACGGCGGCGCCCGCCGGGGCGCGAGGCTAGGGTCCCTCCGGCGATCCGCGTCGTCCGCCCGGCGGGCGCCGGATCGGCCCGCGACAGCGAGAACCGCCGACCGCGTGAGCGCGGCCGGCGGTTCGCCTTCTGCGGGTCAGAGTCCGTTGACGCGCGCCTCCCTGGCGATGCCCAGCGGCCGGACACCGGGGGGCGCACCGGCACGGGTCCGGCGGCCGGCCCGGGACGCGTGGCGCCGTATCCGGTCCATCTGCGCCATCAGCCTGCGGCCGCGCAGCGCCATCTCCAGCTCGAAGCGTATTCGGGGGTCCCGCAGGCCCGGCCCGAAGAGCTTCTCGATCTGGCGCAGCCGGTAGCGCACGGTCTGCGGATGCACCTTGAGGGCCTTGGCCGCCTCGGGCGCGCCACCGCCCTCCAGCCAGGCCAGCAACGTCATCTGCAGCCGCTCGCTCTGCCGGGGGGTCAGCCCGACCAGCGGCTTGAGCCACCGGGCGGCCAGCGCCCGGACCAGCGACTCGTCCTGCAGGAGCAGCAGCATCGACAGATGGTCGTCGACGAAGAGCACCCGGGCCTCGGGGCCGGGGCGGGCGGGCGCCAGGGTCAGCAGGCGCCGTGCCCACCGCACCGACGAGGACGCGTCGTTGAGCGGCACCACATGGCCCACGGCCGCGGTACGGCCGCGCAGCGCGGTCTCCAGTGCCGCCCGGGTGCCGGGCTCGGCGGGCGCTTCGCGCTCCGGCTCCCGGTCGCCTTCCTGAGTGGCGGCGGTGGCGGTGGTGGCGGTCTCCGCGGTGGGGTGGCCCGGGTCCGCGTCCGGGTCGGGGATCAGCAGGCACAGCTCGTCGCCGACCGCGCCGATGAGGGTGTCTCCCAGCACGGCGGCCAGTTGCGGCGCCTCGCCCGGGGTGGGCAGGGCGATGGCCTGCACCGTCTCGGGGAGCGGCCACCGGGCGGCCCGGGAGAGCTCCATCAAGGTGCGCTCGGAGACCGCCACTTCACCGATGAGGGCCTCGAACAGATCGCGCCGGGCCCGCTCGGGCGGCACCTCGGCCAGCGCCTCCTCACCGGATGCGGGGGCGGCGGTCTGCTCGCCCGCGCCGTCCTCGCCCGCCTTGCGGTGGCCGAGTGCCGTCAGGAGAGCCTGCTCGACTCCCCCTCGGACCTTGTCTCGCTCAGAGTCCTCCAGAAGTTCGGCGAATCCCGGAATTCTGTGCCGAAGGTTCTCAACCACCTCGTCGGCCAGGGACGGGAGTTCATTGCGCAGCACGCGGGTCCACTCGCCACGGGGGCGGGACCAGATGCGGTTCACGAGTTCGCCCATCATTACCTCGTTCTTGCCGGGGGGAGACCTGGCCGTTGGGGGGTCGGCCAGGTCCGTGGAGGTTGCCTCCGTGACCGGTTCGTCCAGTACCGGTCAGGGAGTCGAGGGTCCTCCGCTACGTCATAGAGGACCCGGCCCCCTCCCGGTCCCGACACTTTGCCGGATCTTTGCCATTGAAACGACATTGGATCAACCGGGAGCGGCGTGGGCGGGGTCCGTCCACCAGAAGTTGTCACGTTACGACAAATCTTATGGAGATCACGTGTACTTCCGAGAAGCTGCTGCCCCCAAGACGACTTTGACGTATCTCGTCACCCGCGCGAATCCGCGCGATCGGGAGGCTCCAATGTCCATGTCCCAAACGCCGCTCCCCTCCTCGCAGGGGCGTCACGGGGGACGCCGGGCTCGAGGCGGACGACGGGCCGCTCGCCGGACTCAGCAGCGTGATCCATCCGGGATGGGATGGCCACGCCACATCCGGATCTATGCCATCTTCGGCTCCATCGCGGCGTCCCTGTATGTGGCGTGGGACGCCGGCGCGTTCTCCAAGACCTTCGCGTTCCTCGACTTCGGCGCGGGTGTGCTCGCGCTGGTCTGTCTGACGTCGGCGGTGCTGTGGGGGCTCGCCGCGACCGACCAGCTCATCCTGCACACCAGGCAGCGGCTGATGGCCCAGGCCGTCCACCGGGCGGCCGCGGTCGCCGGTCTGCTCTTCCTGGCCGTTCACATCTGGGTCAAGATCGCGGAGAGCCACACCAACGCCGCGTCCATCGTGCTGCCGTTCGCTGACGCAAATCAGCCGGTGCTGATCGGGCTCGGCACCATCGCCGGCTATCTCTTCGTGATCGCCGCGGTGACCGGCGCGGTGCGCAGCTCGTTCGCCTCGGCCGGCAACTCCCGCTGGCGGTACCGCTGGTGGCGGGCGCTGCATGTGGGCGCCTACCCCGCGTGGTGCGCCGCGCTGATCCACGGCCTGAAGGCGGGACGCGCCGCCAAGACCTGGGCCACCTACGGCTACATCGCCGCCCTGGCCGGTGTGGCCATCGCGCTGTGGCTGCGGCTGGTCGCGCGGCGGCGCCAGGACGTCGACCGGGCGGACGGCATCGAGGTCAGGAACCCTCCCGCCCGCAGCATGCAGGAGGGCCGGACCCGGCGGGCCGATCCCACCGTGCCGCGCCCCCGTTCGGCCGAGCCCGGCCCGCGTGACAGTAAGCCGCTCAGTGCCTCTCGCGGGTGGGACCGGTGATCACGACCAAACCCAGGCTCGCCTGTGTCGATCCGCCCCGGCTGCTGGCCGGGCTCGACGAGGTGTACCGGCTCGACCGGGTCGGCCATCTGACCGTTCATGGCACCATGCCCGCCCTCCGGGCGGATGAACTCGTGGCGCTCGCGGAGAACATCGATCTGCGCGGGCGCGGCGGCGCCGGTTTCCCCTTCGCCACCAAGGTCCAGGCCGTCGTGGAGTCGGCCGGCCGGCGCGAGGGCCGCTGCGCCGTGGTGGTCAATGGCAGCGAGGGCGAGCCCAGTTGCCTCAAGGACACCGCGCTGCTGCTGCACACCCCGCATCTGGTGATCGACGGCGCCGTGCTGGCCGCCGAGGCGATCGGTGCCGAGGAGGTCGCCATCGCGGTGCACCGCACGGATGTCGAGGAGTCCGTGGCCGCCGCGATCGCCGAACGCGGCCCCAGCGGGGTCCCGGTGTCGGTGAACCGCACCCCGGACCGGTTCGTCGCCGGTGAGGGCGGCGCGGTCATCAACGGCATCAGCGGCGCCCCGGCCATCCCCAACGGCCGGAAGATCCGGACCAGCGACAGCGGGCTCAGCGGTCTGCCCACCCTGCTGTCCAACACCGAGACCTTCGCCCAGCTCGCGGTGGCGGCGCGGATGGGCGCCCTGCCGTACCGCTCGGTGGGGCTGCCCACCGAACCGGGCACGACGCTGCTGACGGTCGGTGGCAAGTACGTGATGGAGACGCCCACCGGGGTGCCGCTGACCTACGTCCTGGAGCTGTGCGGTCTCACCCCCGGCCAGGCGGTGCTGGTGGGCGGCTACCACGGCAAGTGGCTGGACCCCCGGAGCATCAACGCCGCCACGATCTCCCGGGAGTCCATGAAGAAGTACGGTGCCCGGCTGGGCGCCGGGGCGGTGCTGCCCATCCCCGAGAACACCTGCCCGCTCGGCGAGACCGCGCGGGTGGCGCGCTGGCTGGCCGCCGAGACGGCCGGTCAGTGCGGGCCCTGCTTCATCGGGCTGCCGGCGCTCGCGGACGCCATCGGCCAGGTGGAGCGCGGCGGCGGCCAGTCCTCGATCGACAATGTGCGCGCCTACGTCAATTCGGTGCGGGGGCGAGGGGCCTGCAGCCATCCCGACGGCACCGCCGGTTTCGTGACCACCGCGCTGGACGCGTTCCCCGAGGAGTTCGAGGCGCATGCGCTCGGCGCCGGCTGCGGACGGCCCACGATGGGCATCCTCCCGCTGCCGGAGGACGCGCTGCCCCTGGCCCTGCCGCCCGCGCCGCTGAACCCCGCGGCGCGCGACGAGCGGCCCCAGCGGGGGCCGATGGAAAAGCTGCTGGTGGACTGGTCGCTGTGCCAGGGCCACGGGCTGTGCGCGGACATCCTGCCGCCCGAGGTGCTGACGCTCGGCATCGACGGCTATCCGGCCTCGGCCAAGATGGAGGTGCCCCGGCAGCTACGGGCCCAGGCGGTCCGCGCGGTCCGCCGCTGCCCCGCCCTGGCGCTGCGGATCGAGGAGTAGGCCGCAGAGTGATCCACCGCACCACCCGACACCACGACGGCCGTGCGAAACGGCCGTCGACTGCTGTGCGCTCAAGGATCCGGCGTTTTTTGCGTCAGGTGACAAATTCGGAAGCCGCTGAGCGCCGGTCCGCATGGGCTCCGTATGGACATGACGTCGGCGCAATCATCGCCGGACCGATCGAGATTGCAGAGGGATGGTCATGGAGAAGCGTCACATCGCGTTCGCCGGGGTGTCGGTAGCGATGGTTCTGCTGACGGCGGCTTGCGGCAGCAGCAAGGACAACTCCGCGGGCAGCGCCAACGTGCAGCCGGCGGGTGGCAGTCAGACCGTGGGCGCGGGGGCCTCCGCGTCGGCGGGCGCGGGCGCGGTGGCCGGCGCGACCGGCGGGTACGAGGCGGGCGGCGACACCGGTGCCGGCGCGGGCGGCGAGGCCGGGCGCACCGGTCCGGCGAAGCAGCTGGCGGTCAAGGAGGACGCCAAGCTGGGCAAGTTCGTCACCGACAGCAAGGGCTGGACCCTCTACCGGTTCGACGAGGACACCCCCAAGCCCGCCAAGTCCAACTGCAACGACGACTGCGCCACCAAGTGGCCCGCGGTGCCCGCGGACGACGCCGCGGCCACCACCGGTATCGAAGCGGGCAAGCTGGGCTCGGTCACCCGCTCCGACGGCACCAAGCAACTGACGCTGGCGGGCTGGCCGGTCTACCGCTTCGCGGGCGACGCCAAGCCGGGTGACACCAAGGGCCAGGGCGTGGGCGGCACCTGGAACGCGCTGGCGCCCGACGGAAAGCCGGCCGGCAAGACCGCGGCCGCGGACGACAGCCTCCAGCTGATGGTCAACAACAACGCCGAGCTGGGCAAGATCATCGTGGACGGCGAGGGCATGACCGTCTACCGGTTCGACAAGGACAGCGCCTGGCCGATGAAGACCGGCTGCCTCGGTGCCTGCCTGGACACCTGGAAGCCCGTCAAGGCCGTCGACACCACGAAGGTCGCCGGGCTCGACGCCGCGAAG is from Streptomyces hygroscopicus and encodes:
- a CDS encoding RNA polymerase sigma-70 factor — encoded protein: MEHSHQARVGRSAGARRAATAHLHEAADDDAATGPPAAGHPDTEGLQGRGHTNRPVRPVPDQELTRRLTEGYRSGSSSPAAGDLLYRRHHAATLRYALTCCRDPHDAEDLASEAFFRTFQAVRAGGGPRGPWRPYLLTVVRHTATEWSAGERRVLLTADFESWRQYASTADPQQHLVAREDRRLLIRSFRGLPERWQTVLWLTLVEEESPHRVAVVLGISPSGVTSLAFRAREGLREAYLRAHLESARDDRCRHYSGLIGASVRRGGVRGRALARHLAGCAFCSHAYGELLGLSAAMRTAPRTAAPAGARG
- a CDS encoding regulatory protein, producing MGELVNRIWSRPRGEWTRVLRNELPSLADEVVENLRHRIPGFAELLEDSERDKVRGGVEQALLTALGHRKAGEDGAGEQTAAPASGEEALAEVPPERARRDLFEALIGEVAVSERTLMELSRAARWPLPETVQAIALPTPGEAPQLAAVLGDTLIGAVGDELCLLIPDPDADPGHPTAETATTATAATQEGDREPEREAPAEPGTRAALETALRGRTAAVGHVVPLNDASSSVRWARRLLTLAPARPGPEARVLFVDDHLSMLLLLQDESLVRALAARWLKPLVGLTPRQSERLQMTLLAWLEGGGAPEAAKALKVHPQTVRYRLRQIEKLFGPGLRDPRIRFELEMALRGRRLMAQMDRIRRHASRAGRRTRAGAPPGVRPLGIAREARVNGL
- a CDS encoding lipoprotein, whose product is MEKRHIAFAGVSVAMVLLTAACGSSKDNSAGSANVQPAGGSQTVGAGASASAGAGAVAGATGGYEAGGDTGAGAGGEAGRTGPAKQLAVKEDAKLGKFVTDSKGWTLYRFDEDTPKPAKSNCNDDCATKWPAVPADDAAATTGIEAGKLGSVTRSDGTKQLTLAGWPVYRFAGDAKPGDTKGQGVGGTWNALAPDGKPAGKTAAADDSLQLMVNNNAELGKIIVDGEGMTVYRFDKDSAWPMKTGCLGACLDTWKPVKAVDTTKVAGLDAAKVTSFKRPDGTKQAAFDCWLLYTFTGDKKPGDINGQGVKGTWFAVTDKGKKAGQ
- a CDS encoding membrane protein, giving the protein MGWPRHIRIYAIFGSIAASLYVAWDAGAFSKTFAFLDFGAGVLALVCLTSAVLWGLAATDQLILHTRQRLMAQAVHRAAAVAGLLFLAVHIWVKIAESHTNAASIVLPFADANQPVLIGLGTIAGYLFVIAAVTGAVRSSFASAGNSRWRYRWWRALHVGAYPAWCAALIHGLKAGRAAKTWATYGYIAALAGVAIALWLRLVARRRQDVDRADGIEVRNPPARSMQEGRTRRADPTVPRPRSAEPGPRDSKPLSASRGWDR
- a CDS encoding oxidoreductase; the protein is MITTKPRLACVDPPRLLAGLDEVYRLDRVGHLTVHGTMPALRADELVALAENIDLRGRGGAGFPFATKVQAVVESAGRREGRCAVVVNGSEGEPSCLKDTALLLHTPHLVIDGAVLAAEAIGAEEVAIAVHRTDVEESVAAAIAERGPSGVPVSVNRTPDRFVAGEGGAVINGISGAPAIPNGRKIRTSDSGLSGLPTLLSNTETFAQLAVAARMGALPYRSVGLPTEPGTTLLTVGGKYVMETPTGVPLTYVLELCGLTPGQAVLVGGYHGKWLDPRSINAATISRESMKKYGARLGAGAVLPIPENTCPLGETARVARWLAAETAGQCGPCFIGLPALADAIGQVERGGGQSSIDNVRAYVNSVRGRGACSHPDGTAGFVTTALDAFPEEFEAHALGAGCGRPTMGILPLPEDALPLALPPAPLNPAARDERPQRGPMEKLLVDWSLCQGHGLCADILPPEVLTLGIDGYPASAKMEVPRQLRAQAVRAVRRCPALALRIEE